Proteins encoded within one genomic window of Sphingomonas cannabina:
- a CDS encoding glycosyltransferase, translating into MSSSPMAESKIDASNLSPAPIPILSVIVPTFNERDNVSRLYDALQAALAGIPFEVVFVDDDSTDGTREAIAEMAARDGRVRMLHRIGRRGLATAVTEGMLSTSTPYIAVIDADLQHDERILPQMLDLLQNGAADVAIGSRYAAGGSIGGWDAQRARVSAVATRLARLVTGADISDPMSGFFAITRSAFDSAVRELSGQGYKILLDICASAERPLRTVEVPYCFRPREAGESKLDALITWEYLLLLVDKLIGHVVPARFLSFMFIGGLGVFVHMGALTIMMEAHYPPFLWAQSIATVLAMIFNFFVNNTLTYRDRRLKGARQIVRGLLTFVAACSIGAIANVGIANYLFADYDYGWWAAGLAGILVGAVWNYAATSVFTWRSR; encoded by the coding sequence ATGAGCAGCAGCCCGATGGCCGAATCGAAGATCGACGCGTCGAACCTTTCACCGGCCCCCATACCGATCCTCTCGGTGATTGTGCCGACGTTCAACGAGCGCGACAACGTCAGCCGGCTCTATGACGCGCTGCAGGCGGCGCTCGCCGGCATTCCATTCGAGGTAGTGTTCGTCGATGACGACTCGACCGACGGCACCCGCGAGGCGATCGCGGAGATGGCGGCGCGCGACGGGCGCGTGCGGATGCTCCACCGCATCGGCCGGCGCGGGCTCGCCACCGCGGTGACGGAGGGGATGCTGAGCACCTCCACCCCCTATATCGCCGTGATCGACGCCGATCTCCAGCACGACGAGCGCATCCTGCCTCAGATGCTCGACCTGCTGCAAAACGGCGCCGCCGACGTGGCGATCGGCTCGCGCTACGCCGCCGGAGGGAGCATCGGAGGCTGGGACGCGCAGCGGGCGCGAGTGAGCGCGGTGGCGACGCGCCTCGCGCGGCTAGTCACCGGCGCCGACATCTCCGACCCGATGAGCGGCTTCTTCGCGATCACGCGGTCCGCGTTCGATTCCGCCGTCCGCGAGCTTTCCGGCCAGGGCTACAAGATCCTGCTCGACATCTGCGCCTCGGCCGAGCGGCCGCTGCGCACGGTCGAGGTCCCCTATTGCTTCCGCCCGCGCGAGGCCGGCGAGAGCAAGCTCGACGCGCTGATCACCTGGGAATATCTGCTGCTGCTGGTCGACAAGCTGATCGGCCATGTCGTTCCCGCGCGCTTCCTGTCGTTCATGTTCATCGGCGGCCTTGGCGTGTTCGTCCACATGGGCGCGCTCACGATCATGATGGAGGCACATTATCCGCCATTCCTGTGGGCGCAGTCGATCGCGACGGTGCTGGCGATGATCTTCAACTTCTTCGTCAACAACACCCTCACCTACCGCGACCGTCGCCTCAAGGGCGCCCGGCAGATCGTGCGCGGCCTGCTCACCTTCGTCGCCGCCTGCTCGATCGGCGCGATCGCCAATGTCGGCATCGCCAATTATCTGTTCGCCGATTACGACTATGGCTGGTGGGCGGCGGGGCTCGCCGGCATCCTGGTCGGCGCGGTGTGGAACTATGCCGCGACCTCGGTCTTCACCTGGCGGTCGAGATAG
- a CDS encoding glycoside hydrolase family 28 protein, whose translation MPTDRRTVLAAAGALAAGAGPLLARSRIEPARPKPTTPAANGVRLDPRDFGARGDGIARDTAAVQQALDRVAVLGGGEVVLAGGTFLTGAIRIGSDTTLRIEEGATLQGSPDVRDYPVTQVRWEGRWIPGHIGLVWAQDARNVALAGKGRIVGSPAIRGRVATSGLRHPALLEFVGVQGLNVTDLDTQQNDMWSIHPVYCEDVLFRGLTVKGNADGIDVDSCRRVAIEHCDFDTVDDCISLKSGRGMEGSMIGRPTEDVTIADCTFRDHRWACIGIGSETSGGIRRVLVERCKCLLAYTFAIYLKSRPGRGAFIEDITMRDLEVSGAGNGFLRLNFLDSGKQDQFPVPGMDGVPRLANFTFERIRVKDVPVLVEAVNIHPDKPLDGFTLRDVTGTCGKGIALANMRGVRIEHVEVSGFAGPKLAAANVAGRGLDDAAPLVPPERPAPVLAAEPPYRLGMDSGRPN comes from the coding sequence ATGCCGACCGACCGCCGGACCGTCCTTGCCGCTGCGGGCGCGCTCGCTGCCGGCGCCGGACCGCTGCTGGCCCGCTCGCGAATAGAGCCGGCACGCCCGAAGCCGACCACGCCAGCGGCGAACGGCGTCCGCCTCGACCCGCGCGACTTCGGCGCAAGAGGCGATGGCATCGCCAGGGATACCGCCGCCGTCCAGCAGGCGCTCGACCGCGTGGCCGTGCTCGGCGGCGGCGAGGTGGTGCTGGCGGGCGGCACCTTCCTGACCGGCGCGATCCGGATCGGATCCGACACCACGCTCAGGATCGAAGAGGGCGCGACGCTGCAGGGCTCACCCGACGTCCGCGACTATCCGGTGACGCAGGTCCGCTGGGAGGGCCGCTGGATTCCCGGTCATATCGGCCTCGTCTGGGCGCAGGACGCGCGCAACGTCGCGCTGGCCGGCAAGGGCCGCATCGTCGGATCGCCGGCGATCCGCGGCCGCGTCGCCACCTCCGGTCTCCGCCACCCCGCGCTGCTCGAGTTCGTCGGCGTGCAGGGGCTCAACGTCACCGACCTCGACACGCAGCAGAACGACATGTGGTCGATCCACCCGGTCTATTGCGAGGACGTGCTGTTCCGCGGCCTGACGGTGAAAGGCAATGCCGACGGGATCGACGTCGACAGCTGCCGCCGCGTCGCGATCGAGCATTGCGACTTCGACACGGTTGACGACTGCATCTCGCTCAAGTCCGGGCGCGGGATGGAAGGCAGCATGATCGGCCGCCCGACCGAGGACGTGACGATCGCCGACTGCACCTTCCGCGACCATCGCTGGGCCTGCATCGGCATTGGCAGCGAGACTTCGGGCGGCATCCGCCGCGTCCTAGTCGAGCGCTGCAAATGCCTGCTCGCCTACACCTTCGCCATCTACCTCAAGAGCCGCCCGGGACGCGGTGCCTTCATCGAGGACATCACGATGCGCGACCTCGAGGTGTCGGGCGCGGGCAACGGCTTCCTGCGCCTCAACTTCCTCGACAGCGGCAAGCAGGACCAATTCCCCGTGCCCGGCATGGACGGCGTGCCGCGGCTCGCCAATTTCACCTTCGAGCGCATCCGGGTGAAGGACGTGCCGGTCCTGGTCGAGGCGGTGAACATCCACCCCGACAAACCGCTCGACGGCTTCACGCTGCGCGACGTCACCGGCACCTGCGGCAAAGGCATCGCGCTCGCCAACATGCGGGGCGTGCGGATCGAGCATGTCGAGGTTAGCGGGTTCGCCGGCCCGAAACTCGCCGCGGCCAACGTCGCCGGCCGCGGCCTCGACGACGCTGCGCCGCTGGTCCCGCCGGAGCGCCCGGCGCCGGTGCTCGCAGCCGAGCCGCCCTATCGGCTGGGCATGGACTCGGGCCGGCCGAACTGA